The Cottoperca gobio chromosome 22, fCotGob3.1, whole genome shotgun sequence genome contains a region encoding:
- the LOC115027376 gene encoding uncharacterized protein LOC115027376 isoform X1: MTVQTLNRHHCELSTQAGSYARRGAGHVARIPTLPLPPTVHRGTDHRDRPVPNNMDQLAFKYMEMCKVESSSDSDSEISPRWSDTSTMGCVSSTPVSVTFRRTLPLTHKPAGRYGCYSLFLDPYDGSSEDSDESNIDVGVSSRRMKQQGKGGGGFCRFPGRGRGRGRSRRFILHHPASVSLREVEKNGTRDAVTDNDVQMKCGSDPEMCVCDILPSHSDREGGKDLTEQMTNDSTMHTQTMDIALHCQFDDSGLQATRSTTPHTAGPVTPVEASLTQMLDRSSERSPCPSNLSSLYKRKLGFPGADVVELGQRKRQCIVNMEDKQEERDSASEPC, translated from the exons ATGACTGTCCAAACACTGAATCGACATCATTGTGAGTTGTCGACACAG GCCGGATCTTACGCACGGAGGGGAGCGGGCCATGTAGCGAGGATTCCGACTCTCCCGTTGCCCCCAACGGTTCACCGGGGAACTG ATCACAGGGATAGACCTGTGCCCAACAACATGGACCAACTTGCTTTCAAATACATG GAGATGTGTAAAGTGGAGTCCAGCAGCGATTCGGACTCTGAGATCAGTCCAAGATGGTCGGACACCAGCACTATG GGATGTGTGAGCAGTACACCAGTGAGTGTGACTTTTCGGCGGACATTGCCGTTAACGCACAAGCCGGCAGGAAGGTATGGCTGTTATTCTTTG tTTTTGGACCCGTACGATGGGAGCTCTGAGGATTCTGACGAGTCGAACATCGATGTGGGTGTCTCCAGCAGGCGAATGAAGCAGCAGGGAAAAGGTGGAGGAGGCTTTTGCCGGTTCCCGGGCAGGGGCAGGGGCAGGGGCAGGAGTAGGAGGTTCATCCTTCATCACCCTGCTTCTGTTTCCCTGAGGGAAGTGGAGAAAAATGGGACGAGAGATGCTGTAACAGACAACGATGTCCAGATGAAATGTGGGAGTGACCCTgagatgtgtgtctgtgacatTCTGCCCTCCCACAGTGACAGGGAAGGTGGTAAAGATCTCACAGAGCAAATGACCAATGATTCAACAATGCACACCCAAACCATGGATATAGCTTTGCATTGTCAATTTGATGATTCAGGCTTGCAAGCTACTAGGTCCACCACACCTCACACAGCTGGACCTGTAACCCCAGTGGAAGCGAGTTTGACCCAGATGCTAGATCGCTCCTCTGAGAGATCCCCCTGCCCCTCTAACCTCAGCTCACTTTACAAGAGAAAGCTCGGCTTCCCTGGAGCAGATGTGGTGGAGCTGGGGCAAAGAAAGAGGCAGTGTATCGTCAACATGGAGGACAAACAAGAAGAAAGGGACTCTGCATCTGAACCATGTTAG
- the LOC115027376 gene encoding uncharacterized protein LOC115027376 isoform X4 — protein sequence MLFIVCRPACDHTWLHHIKATWNSADHRDRPVPNNMDQLAFKYMMCKVESSSDSDSEISPRWSDTSTMGCVSSTPVSVTFRRTLPLTHKPAGRYGCYSLFLDPYDGSSEDSDESNIDVGVSSRRMKQQGKGGGGFCRFPGRGRGRGRSRRFILHHPASVSLREVEKNGTRDAVTDNDVQMKCGSDPEMCVCDILPSHSDREGGKDLTEQMTNDSTMHTQTMDIALHCQFDDSGLQATRSTTPHTAGPVTPVEASLTQMLDRSSERSPCPSNLSSLYKRKLGFPGADVVELGQRKRQCIVNMEDKQEERDSASEPC from the exons ATGCTGTTTATCGTGTGTAGACCTGCCTGTGACCACACTTGGCTGCATCATATCAAAGCCACCTGGAACTCTGCAG ATCACAGGGATAGACCTGTGCCCAACAACATGGACCAACTTGCTTTCAAATACATG ATGTGTAAAGTGGAGTCCAGCAGCGATTCGGACTCTGAGATCAGTCCAAGATGGTCGGACACCAGCACTATG GGATGTGTGAGCAGTACACCAGTGAGTGTGACTTTTCGGCGGACATTGCCGTTAACGCACAAGCCGGCAGGAAGGTATGGCTGTTATTCTTTG tTTTTGGACCCGTACGATGGGAGCTCTGAGGATTCTGACGAGTCGAACATCGATGTGGGTGTCTCCAGCAGGCGAATGAAGCAGCAGGGAAAAGGTGGAGGAGGCTTTTGCCGGTTCCCGGGCAGGGGCAGGGGCAGGGGCAGGAGTAGGAGGTTCATCCTTCATCACCCTGCTTCTGTTTCCCTGAGGGAAGTGGAGAAAAATGGGACGAGAGATGCTGTAACAGACAACGATGTCCAGATGAAATGTGGGAGTGACCCTgagatgtgtgtctgtgacatTCTGCCCTCCCACAGTGACAGGGAAGGTGGTAAAGATCTCACAGAGCAAATGACCAATGATTCAACAATGCACACCCAAACCATGGATATAGCTTTGCATTGTCAATTTGATGATTCAGGCTTGCAAGCTACTAGGTCCACCACACCTCACACAGCTGGACCTGTAACCCCAGTGGAAGCGAGTTTGACCCAGATGCTAGATCGCTCCTCTGAGAGATCCCCCTGCCCCTCTAACCTCAGCTCACTTTACAAGAGAAAGCTCGGCTTCCCTGGAGCAGATGTGGTGGAGCTGGGGCAAAGAAAGAGGCAGTGTATCGTCAACATGGAGGACAAACAAGAAGAAAGGGACTCTGCATCTGAACCATGTTAG
- the LOC115027376 gene encoding uncharacterized protein LOC115027376 isoform X5 yields the protein MRQMSWHIEEDDNSHFQITGIDLCPTTWTNLLSNTCQEMCKVESSSDSDSEISPRWSDTSTMGCVSSTPVSVTFRRTLPLTHKPAGRYGCYSLFLDPYDGSSEDSDESNIDVGVSSRRMKQQGKGGGGFCRFPGRGRGRGRSRRFILHHPASVSLREVEKNGTRDAVTDNDVQMKCGSDPEMCVCDILPSHSDREGGKDLTEQMTNDSTMHTQTMDIALHCQFDDSGLQATRSTTPHTAGPVTPVEASLTQMLDRSSERSPCPSNLSSLYKRKLGFPGADVVELGQRKRQCIVNMEDKQEERDSASEPC from the exons ATGCGCCAAATGTCATGGCATATAGAAGAAGACGACAACTCTCACTTCCAG ATCACAGGGATAGACCTGTGCCCAACAACATGGACCAACTTGCTTTCAAATACATG tcagGAGATGTGTAAAGTGGAGTCCAGCAGCGATTCGGACTCTGAGATCAGTCCAAGATGGTCGGACACCAGCACTATG GGATGTGTGAGCAGTACACCAGTGAGTGTGACTTTTCGGCGGACATTGCCGTTAACGCACAAGCCGGCAGGAAGGTATGGCTGTTATTCTTTG tTTTTGGACCCGTACGATGGGAGCTCTGAGGATTCTGACGAGTCGAACATCGATGTGGGTGTCTCCAGCAGGCGAATGAAGCAGCAGGGAAAAGGTGGAGGAGGCTTTTGCCGGTTCCCGGGCAGGGGCAGGGGCAGGGGCAGGAGTAGGAGGTTCATCCTTCATCACCCTGCTTCTGTTTCCCTGAGGGAAGTGGAGAAAAATGGGACGAGAGATGCTGTAACAGACAACGATGTCCAGATGAAATGTGGGAGTGACCCTgagatgtgtgtctgtgacatTCTGCCCTCCCACAGTGACAGGGAAGGTGGTAAAGATCTCACAGAGCAAATGACCAATGATTCAACAATGCACACCCAAACCATGGATATAGCTTTGCATTGTCAATTTGATGATTCAGGCTTGCAAGCTACTAGGTCCACCACACCTCACACAGCTGGACCTGTAACCCCAGTGGAAGCGAGTTTGACCCAGATGCTAGATCGCTCCTCTGAGAGATCCCCCTGCCCCTCTAACCTCAGCTCACTTTACAAGAGAAAGCTCGGCTTCCCTGGAGCAGATGTGGTGGAGCTGGGGCAAAGAAAGAGGCAGTGTATCGTCAACATGGAGGACAAACAAGAAGAAAGGGACTCTGCATCTGAACCATGTTAG
- the LOC115027376 gene encoding uncharacterized protein LOC115027376 isoform X7 produces MAYRRRRQLSLPDHRDRPVPNNMDQLAFKYMMCKVESSSDSDSEISPRWSDTSTMGCVSSTPVSVTFRRTLPLTHKPAGRYGCYSLFLDPYDGSSEDSDESNIDVGVSSRRMKQQGKGGGGFCRFPGRGRGRGRSRRFILHHPASVSLREVEKNGTRDAVTDNDVQMKCGSDPEMCVCDILPSHSDREGGKDLTEQMTNDSTMHTQTMDIALHCQFDDSGLQATRSTTPHTAGPVTPVEASLTQMLDRSSERSPCPSNLSSLYKRKLGFPGADVVELGQRKRQCIVNMEDKQEERDSASEPC; encoded by the exons ATGGCATATAGAAGAAGACGACAACTCTCACTTCCAG ATCACAGGGATAGACCTGTGCCCAACAACATGGACCAACTTGCTTTCAAATACATG ATGTGTAAAGTGGAGTCCAGCAGCGATTCGGACTCTGAGATCAGTCCAAGATGGTCGGACACCAGCACTATG GGATGTGTGAGCAGTACACCAGTGAGTGTGACTTTTCGGCGGACATTGCCGTTAACGCACAAGCCGGCAGGAAGGTATGGCTGTTATTCTTTG tTTTTGGACCCGTACGATGGGAGCTCTGAGGATTCTGACGAGTCGAACATCGATGTGGGTGTCTCCAGCAGGCGAATGAAGCAGCAGGGAAAAGGTGGAGGAGGCTTTTGCCGGTTCCCGGGCAGGGGCAGGGGCAGGGGCAGGAGTAGGAGGTTCATCCTTCATCACCCTGCTTCTGTTTCCCTGAGGGAAGTGGAGAAAAATGGGACGAGAGATGCTGTAACAGACAACGATGTCCAGATGAAATGTGGGAGTGACCCTgagatgtgtgtctgtgacatTCTGCCCTCCCACAGTGACAGGGAAGGTGGTAAAGATCTCACAGAGCAAATGACCAATGATTCAACAATGCACACCCAAACCATGGATATAGCTTTGCATTGTCAATTTGATGATTCAGGCTTGCAAGCTACTAGGTCCACCACACCTCACACAGCTGGACCTGTAACCCCAGTGGAAGCGAGTTTGACCCAGATGCTAGATCGCTCCTCTGAGAGATCCCCCTGCCCCTCTAACCTCAGCTCACTTTACAAGAGAAAGCTCGGCTTCCCTGGAGCAGATGTGGTGGAGCTGGGGCAAAGAAAGAGGCAGTGTATCGTCAACATGGAGGACAAACAAGAAGAAAGGGACTCTGCATCTGAACCATGTTAG
- the LOC115027376 gene encoding uncharacterized protein LOC115027376 isoform X3, protein MLFIVCRPACDHTWLHHIKATWNSADHRDRPVPNNMDQLAFKYMEMCKVESSSDSDSEISPRWSDTSTMGCVSSTPVSVTFRRTLPLTHKPAGRYGCYSLFLDPYDGSSEDSDESNIDVGVSSRRMKQQGKGGGGFCRFPGRGRGRGRSRRFILHHPASVSLREVEKNGTRDAVTDNDVQMKCGSDPEMCVCDILPSHSDREGGKDLTEQMTNDSTMHTQTMDIALHCQFDDSGLQATRSTTPHTAGPVTPVEASLTQMLDRSSERSPCPSNLSSLYKRKLGFPGADVVELGQRKRQCIVNMEDKQEERDSASEPC, encoded by the exons ATGCTGTTTATCGTGTGTAGACCTGCCTGTGACCACACTTGGCTGCATCATATCAAAGCCACCTGGAACTCTGCAG ATCACAGGGATAGACCTGTGCCCAACAACATGGACCAACTTGCTTTCAAATACATG GAGATGTGTAAAGTGGAGTCCAGCAGCGATTCGGACTCTGAGATCAGTCCAAGATGGTCGGACACCAGCACTATG GGATGTGTGAGCAGTACACCAGTGAGTGTGACTTTTCGGCGGACATTGCCGTTAACGCACAAGCCGGCAGGAAGGTATGGCTGTTATTCTTTG tTTTTGGACCCGTACGATGGGAGCTCTGAGGATTCTGACGAGTCGAACATCGATGTGGGTGTCTCCAGCAGGCGAATGAAGCAGCAGGGAAAAGGTGGAGGAGGCTTTTGCCGGTTCCCGGGCAGGGGCAGGGGCAGGGGCAGGAGTAGGAGGTTCATCCTTCATCACCCTGCTTCTGTTTCCCTGAGGGAAGTGGAGAAAAATGGGACGAGAGATGCTGTAACAGACAACGATGTCCAGATGAAATGTGGGAGTGACCCTgagatgtgtgtctgtgacatTCTGCCCTCCCACAGTGACAGGGAAGGTGGTAAAGATCTCACAGAGCAAATGACCAATGATTCAACAATGCACACCCAAACCATGGATATAGCTTTGCATTGTCAATTTGATGATTCAGGCTTGCAAGCTACTAGGTCCACCACACCTCACACAGCTGGACCTGTAACCCCAGTGGAAGCGAGTTTGACCCAGATGCTAGATCGCTCCTCTGAGAGATCCCCCTGCCCCTCTAACCTCAGCTCACTTTACAAGAGAAAGCTCGGCTTCCCTGGAGCAGATGTGGTGGAGCTGGGGCAAAGAAAGAGGCAGTGTATCGTCAACATGGAGGACAAACAAGAAGAAAGGGACTCTGCATCTGAACCATGTTAG
- the LOC115027376 gene encoding uncharacterized protein LOC115027376 isoform X2, translated as MTVQTLNRHHCELSTQAGSYARRGAGHVARIPTLPLPPTVHRGTDHRDRPVPNNMDQLAFKYMMCKVESSSDSDSEISPRWSDTSTMGCVSSTPVSVTFRRTLPLTHKPAGRYGCYSLFLDPYDGSSEDSDESNIDVGVSSRRMKQQGKGGGGFCRFPGRGRGRGRSRRFILHHPASVSLREVEKNGTRDAVTDNDVQMKCGSDPEMCVCDILPSHSDREGGKDLTEQMTNDSTMHTQTMDIALHCQFDDSGLQATRSTTPHTAGPVTPVEASLTQMLDRSSERSPCPSNLSSLYKRKLGFPGADVVELGQRKRQCIVNMEDKQEERDSASEPC; from the exons ATGACTGTCCAAACACTGAATCGACATCATTGTGAGTTGTCGACACAG GCCGGATCTTACGCACGGAGGGGAGCGGGCCATGTAGCGAGGATTCCGACTCTCCCGTTGCCCCCAACGGTTCACCGGGGAACTG ATCACAGGGATAGACCTGTGCCCAACAACATGGACCAACTTGCTTTCAAATACATG ATGTGTAAAGTGGAGTCCAGCAGCGATTCGGACTCTGAGATCAGTCCAAGATGGTCGGACACCAGCACTATG GGATGTGTGAGCAGTACACCAGTGAGTGTGACTTTTCGGCGGACATTGCCGTTAACGCACAAGCCGGCAGGAAGGTATGGCTGTTATTCTTTG tTTTTGGACCCGTACGATGGGAGCTCTGAGGATTCTGACGAGTCGAACATCGATGTGGGTGTCTCCAGCAGGCGAATGAAGCAGCAGGGAAAAGGTGGAGGAGGCTTTTGCCGGTTCCCGGGCAGGGGCAGGGGCAGGGGCAGGAGTAGGAGGTTCATCCTTCATCACCCTGCTTCTGTTTCCCTGAGGGAAGTGGAGAAAAATGGGACGAGAGATGCTGTAACAGACAACGATGTCCAGATGAAATGTGGGAGTGACCCTgagatgtgtgtctgtgacatTCTGCCCTCCCACAGTGACAGGGAAGGTGGTAAAGATCTCACAGAGCAAATGACCAATGATTCAACAATGCACACCCAAACCATGGATATAGCTTTGCATTGTCAATTTGATGATTCAGGCTTGCAAGCTACTAGGTCCACCACACCTCACACAGCTGGACCTGTAACCCCAGTGGAAGCGAGTTTGACCCAGATGCTAGATCGCTCCTCTGAGAGATCCCCCTGCCCCTCTAACCTCAGCTCACTTTACAAGAGAAAGCTCGGCTTCCCTGGAGCAGATGTGGTGGAGCTGGGGCAAAGAAAGAGGCAGTGTATCGTCAACATGGAGGACAAACAAGAAGAAAGGGACTCTGCATCTGAACCATGTTAG
- the LOC115027376 gene encoding uncharacterized protein LOC115027376 isoform X6, which yields MAYRRRRQLSLPDHRDRPVPNNMDQLAFKYMEMCKVESSSDSDSEISPRWSDTSTMGCVSSTPVSVTFRRTLPLTHKPAGRYGCYSLFLDPYDGSSEDSDESNIDVGVSSRRMKQQGKGGGGFCRFPGRGRGRGRSRRFILHHPASVSLREVEKNGTRDAVTDNDVQMKCGSDPEMCVCDILPSHSDREGGKDLTEQMTNDSTMHTQTMDIALHCQFDDSGLQATRSTTPHTAGPVTPVEASLTQMLDRSSERSPCPSNLSSLYKRKLGFPGADVVELGQRKRQCIVNMEDKQEERDSASEPC from the exons ATGGCATATAGAAGAAGACGACAACTCTCACTTCCAG ATCACAGGGATAGACCTGTGCCCAACAACATGGACCAACTTGCTTTCAAATACATG GAGATGTGTAAAGTGGAGTCCAGCAGCGATTCGGACTCTGAGATCAGTCCAAGATGGTCGGACACCAGCACTATG GGATGTGTGAGCAGTACACCAGTGAGTGTGACTTTTCGGCGGACATTGCCGTTAACGCACAAGCCGGCAGGAAGGTATGGCTGTTATTCTTTG tTTTTGGACCCGTACGATGGGAGCTCTGAGGATTCTGACGAGTCGAACATCGATGTGGGTGTCTCCAGCAGGCGAATGAAGCAGCAGGGAAAAGGTGGAGGAGGCTTTTGCCGGTTCCCGGGCAGGGGCAGGGGCAGGGGCAGGAGTAGGAGGTTCATCCTTCATCACCCTGCTTCTGTTTCCCTGAGGGAAGTGGAGAAAAATGGGACGAGAGATGCTGTAACAGACAACGATGTCCAGATGAAATGTGGGAGTGACCCTgagatgtgtgtctgtgacatTCTGCCCTCCCACAGTGACAGGGAAGGTGGTAAAGATCTCACAGAGCAAATGACCAATGATTCAACAATGCACACCCAAACCATGGATATAGCTTTGCATTGTCAATTTGATGATTCAGGCTTGCAAGCTACTAGGTCCACCACACCTCACACAGCTGGACCTGTAACCCCAGTGGAAGCGAGTTTGACCCAGATGCTAGATCGCTCCTCTGAGAGATCCCCCTGCCCCTCTAACCTCAGCTCACTTTACAAGAGAAAGCTCGGCTTCCCTGGAGCAGATGTGGTGGAGCTGGGGCAAAGAAAGAGGCAGTGTATCGTCAACATGGAGGACAAACAAGAAGAAAGGGACTCTGCATCTGAACCATGTTAG